The Pseudarthrobacter sp. NS4 genome includes a window with the following:
- a CDS encoding VOC family protein, producing the protein MRLKMCSIHVKDPAAAHAFYTGTLGFETLMAMPEYNLFIIKDPGAGDGSVGLLLEPTDNPIGANYMNALHDAGMPAIVFGVPDVRAEYDRLVNAGVVFKGEPAEDPSGISAVFDDGCGNFVQLHQD; encoded by the coding sequence ATGAGACTCAAAATGTGCAGCATCCACGTCAAGGACCCCGCCGCTGCCCACGCCTTCTACACCGGCACCCTGGGCTTCGAAACCCTGATGGCCATGCCCGAGTACAACCTGTTCATCATCAAGGATCCGGGCGCCGGCGACGGCTCGGTTGGCCTGCTCCTGGAACCCACCGACAACCCGATCGGCGCCAACTACATGAATGCGCTGCACGACGCCGGGATGCCGGCCATCGTCTTCGGCGTCCCGGACGTGCGGGCGGAGTACGACCGGCTGGTGAACGCGGGCGTGGTGTTCAAGGGAGAACCGGCCGAGGACCCCTCAGGCATCAGCGCCGTGTTCGACGACGGCTGCGGCAACTTCGTCCAGCTGCACCAGGACTGA
- a CDS encoding DUF5997 family protein, with amino-acid sequence MTSANSQSMKPATVAKKLGIYLPATPQEFQESSITRAEFAELQANPPEWLAELRRNGPHPRPVVAQKLNVSISGLARGGVEEALTTAEITALLQAPPQWLVTERATHAAVRAEAQRVKEEAAKKEAKKARARAE; translated from the coding sequence ATGACCTCTGCAAACTCCCAGTCCATGAAGCCGGCCACCGTTGCCAAGAAACTTGGCATCTACCTGCCCGCAACGCCCCAGGAGTTCCAGGAATCAAGCATCACCCGGGCCGAATTCGCCGAGCTCCAGGCCAACCCGCCGGAATGGCTCGCCGAGCTCCGCCGCAACGGGCCGCACCCCCGCCCCGTGGTGGCGCAGAAGCTGAACGTTTCCATCAGCGGCCTCGCCCGCGGCGGGGTTGAAGAGGCGCTGACGACGGCGGAAATCACCGCGCTGCTCCAGGCTCCCCCGCAGTGGCTGGTCACCGAACGCGCCACGCATGCCGCCGTGCGTGCCGAAGCCCAGCGCGTGAAGGAAGAAGCAGCCAAGAAGGAAGCGAAGAAGGCCCGCGCCAGGGCTGAGTAG
- a CDS encoding LysR substrate-binding domain-containing protein, translated as MLQGYPGGRYCEDVPSDNTSPPDAPAEHDVPAEQAVPQTLRIAYVPGVTPGKWIRRWEERMPDIPLEAFMHDGGAGVEAVRGGSADMAFVRLPIERDGLSVIPLYGEQPVVVAPKGHEISVFEEVALADLEQEAFLDVSALGGPEAALAVVAAGAGLVILPMSVARHFNVKDTVARRLTGAPGTEIALVWPADSTNEVLEEFIGIVRGRTAQSSRQPSAQPAKVKKEPKPDRRGSGTRKAPKVAQRYAPNPDKGRGKGSRKKGKR; from the coding sequence ATGCTTCAAGGGTATCCGGGCGGACGGTACTGTGAAGACGTGCCCTCCGACAACACCTCCCCGCCTGACGCTCCCGCCGAACATGATGTCCCGGCTGAGCAGGCCGTGCCCCAGACGCTCCGCATTGCCTACGTGCCTGGGGTGACGCCAGGCAAATGGATCCGCCGGTGGGAGGAGCGGATGCCGGATATTCCGCTGGAGGCGTTTATGCACGACGGCGGTGCGGGGGTTGAGGCGGTGCGCGGCGGTTCCGCGGACATGGCCTTTGTTCGTCTGCCCATTGAGCGCGACGGCCTCAGTGTCATTCCACTGTACGGGGAGCAGCCCGTCGTGGTGGCCCCGAAAGGCCACGAGATTTCAGTATTCGAGGAAGTGGCGCTCGCGGACCTGGAGCAGGAGGCATTCCTTGACGTCTCCGCGCTGGGCGGTCCGGAAGCTGCCCTCGCGGTGGTTGCCGCCGGCGCCGGACTGGTGATCCTGCCCATGTCCGTGGCCCGCCATTTCAACGTCAAGGACACTGTTGCGCGCCGGCTCACCGGCGCACCCGGAACGGAAATTGCCCTGGTGTGGCCCGCGGATTCAACCAACGAGGTTCTTGAGGAGTTCATCGGGATCGTCCGGGGGCGCACCGCCCAAAGCTCGCGGCAACCATCAGCGCAGCCCGCGAAGGTGAAGAAGGAGCCCAAGCCGGACCGGCGCGGCAGCGGGACCAGGAAGGCGCCAAAGGTGGCCCAGCGGTATGCGCCCAACCCGGACAAGGGCCGCGGCAAGGGCTCACGCAAAAAGGGCAAACGCTAG
- a CDS encoding DUF3618 domain-containing protein, translating into MSDNPDAIRSDIEATRARLGTNVDAVADKVTPANVVQRQTDKVKGSVKDAVAGVKEKVMGAADSATSTVGDKVSTVQEKVSSGTSSTGGAMHSAGDSLHGAKDNAAAKLSDAGTAISQAPDQVKARTQGNPLAAGLIAFGAGMLVSSLIPPSQKEREAADQLKTAAQPLATQVTDAAKDMVQDLKEPAQEAMDNVKATATDAAQNVKAEGQHAATDVKDRATDAKTNVQNT; encoded by the coding sequence ATGAGCGATAACCCGGACGCAATCCGTTCAGATATTGAAGCCACCCGAGCACGCCTGGGCACCAACGTGGACGCCGTCGCGGACAAGGTCACCCCAGCCAATGTCGTCCAGCGGCAAACCGACAAGGTCAAGGGCAGCGTCAAGGACGCCGTCGCAGGAGTCAAGGAGAAGGTAATGGGAGCAGCCGATTCCGCCACGTCCACAGTCGGAGACAAGGTTTCCACTGTCCAGGAGAAGGTCTCGTCGGGCACCAGCAGCACCGGTGGCGCCATGCACTCCGCCGGTGACAGCCTGCACGGGGCCAAGGACAACGCCGCGGCCAAACTCTCCGACGCCGGGACCGCGATCTCCCAGGCACCGGACCAGGTCAAAGCCAGAACCCAGGGCAACCCCCTGGCCGCAGGCCTGATCGCGTTCGGCGCCGGGATGCTCGTCTCGTCCCTGATCCCGCCAAGCCAGAAGGAGCGCGAAGCGGCCGACCAGCTCAAAACCGCCGCGCAGCCCCTGGCCACCCAGGTCACCGACGCCGCCAAGGACATGGTCCAGGACCTCAAGGAACCTGCCCAGGAAGCCATGGACAACGTCAAAGCCACCGCCACCGACGCAGCCCAAAACGTCAAAGCCGAAGGCCAACACGCCGCCACCGACGTCAAGGACCGCGCCACCGACGCCAAAACCAACGTCCAAAACACCTAA
- a CDS encoding phage holin family protein translates to MSSQIPEPPPSEAHVKADNASLGELLGDVTRDLSTLMRQELELAKAEAKQSATKAGKGAGMLAGAGVAGHFVLVFLSLALMFALGALMPLGWAAVIVAVIWGIIAAVLAAIGRKKLKQIQGMPQTGETLSEIPPTLKPGEVNR, encoded by the coding sequence GTGAGCAGCCAGATTCCGGAGCCTCCTCCGAGTGAAGCGCATGTGAAGGCCGATAACGCCTCGTTGGGTGAGTTGCTGGGTGATGTGACCCGGGACCTGTCCACGCTGATGCGCCAGGAATTGGAGCTGGCCAAGGCAGAGGCCAAGCAGTCCGCCACGAAGGCAGGCAAGGGCGCGGGCATGCTCGCCGGCGCCGGGGTGGCCGGGCACTTCGTTCTGGTCTTCCTGTCCCTGGCGCTGATGTTCGCCCTGGGCGCCCTGATGCCGCTGGGCTGGGCTGCCGTGATCGTCGCCGTGATCTGGGGCATCATCGCCGCCGTCCTGGCAGCGATCGGCCGCAAGAAACTCAAGCAGATCCAGGGCATGCCCCAGACCGGCGAAACACTTTCCGAGATCCCCCCAACCCTAAAACCAGGTGAGGTAAACCGATGA